Proteins encoded by one window of Arachis hypogaea cultivar Tifrunner chromosome 1, arahy.Tifrunner.gnm2.J5K5, whole genome shotgun sequence:
- the LOC112695730 gene encoding rac-like GTP-binding protein ARAC8 encodes MASTASRFIKCVTVGDGAVGKTCMLICYTSNKFPTDYIPTVFDNFSANVVVEGTTVNLGLWDTAGQEDYNRLRPLSYRGADVFVLAFSLVSGASYENVLKKWIPELQHFAPGVPVVLVGTKLDLREDKHYLADHPSLVPVTREQGEELRKRIGASYYIECSSKTQQNVKAVFDAAIKVVIKPPQKQQEKKKKPRPGCLLNIFCGRNIVGLK; translated from the exons ATGGCTTCAACTGCTTCTAGGTTCATCAAGTGTGTCACAGTTGGTGATGGAGCTGTAGGGAAAACCTGCATGCTCATTTGCTACACAAGCAACAAATTCCCCACT GATTATATTCCCACAGTGTTTGATAATTTCAGTGCAAATGTGGTAGTTGAAGGCACAACTGTCAATTTAGGCCTTTGGGACACTGCTG GGCAAGAGGACTACAATAGATTGAGGCCTCTGAGCTACAGAGGCGCAGATGTATTTGTATTGGCTTTCTCTCTTGTTAGTGGCGCGAGCTATGAGAATGTCTTGAAGAAG TGGATCCCGGAGCTGCAGCATTTTGCCCCTGGTGTTCCAGTGGTACTAGTTGGCACCAAATTAG ATCTTCGCGAAGACAAGCACTATCTAGCGGATCATCCCAGTCTGGTGCCTGTGACTCGTGAGCAG GGGGAGGAACTACGGAAACGAATAGGAGCTAGCTATTATATTGAGTGCAGCTCAAAAACTCAGCAG AATGTGAAGGCGGTTTTCGATGCGGCAATCAAGGTGGTGATCAAGCCTCCACAGAAgcaacaagagaagaagaagaaaccgcGTCCCGGGTGTCTATT AAATATCTTCTGTGGAAGGAATATTGTTGGTCTTAAATGA